In Plasmodium gaboni strain SY75 chromosome 7, whole genome shotgun sequence, the following are encoded in one genomic region:
- a CDS encoding 1-cys peroxiredoxin, with the protein MRMRRTILVFTVILIPLTFCFKNFLMKHSINIVSKRGNSKNRFSQKVYESKNIDLENDIKENDLIPNVKVMIDVRNMNNISDTDGSPNDFTSIDTHELFNNKKILLISLPGAFTPTCSTKMIPGYEEEYDYFIKENNFDDIYCITNNDIYVLKSWFKSMDIKKIKYISDGNSSFTESMNMLVDKSNFFMGMRPWRFVAIVENNILIKMFQEKDKQHNIQTDPYDISTVNNVKEFLKNNQL; encoded by the exons ATGAGAATGAGAAGAACAATACTAGTATTTACTGTTATATTAATACCTCTTactttttgttttaaaaattttttaatgaaGCATTCTATTAATATAGTATCCAAAAGAGGAAACTCAAAGAATAGATTTTCCCAAAAGGTTTATGAATCCAAAAATATAGATTTggaaaatgatataaaagaaaatgacCTTATTCCTAATGTGAAAGTTATG ATTGACGTAAGAAATATGAACAACATATCCGATACTGATGGGAGCCCAAACGATTTTACCTCAATAGATACACatgaattatttaataacaAAAAGATTTTATTAATAAGTTTACCAGGGGCATTTACGCCTACTTGTAGTACAAAAATGATACCAGGATATGAAGAAgaatatgattattttataaaagagaataattttgatgacatttattgtattactaataatgatatatatgtattaaagAGTTGGTTTAAAAGTATggatataaaaaaaataaaatatataagtgATGGTAATAGTTCATTTACAGAAAGTATGAATATGTTAGTAGACAAatctaatttttttatggGAATGAGACCTTGGAGATTTGTTGCTATTgttgaaaataatattttgattaaaatgtttcaagaaaaagataaaCAACATAATATTCAAACAGACCCATATGATATATCAACTGTCAATAATGTAAAAGagtttttaaaaaataatcagttataa
- a CDS encoding putative 60S ribosomal export protein NMD3, which yields MNRKKDDELIIEGENNDKMKSPEKCLIPCIKEKLNETNLKMKIVKKVTFIDEHEDHIKNKKELECESNSNCKKEDVNDIKKKENDLDEKESILEQLNGNNKSNEKNGYLTYERKNCDVNFKYDDTNNINMYQQNIENDIYLNKNNYYHYNKYMDLDYKDNISDEKVIYEKYDKREYSENHIHPFNIMNSCSSLNNQEQNYSTNENNNIIDNINNNINISYSNHINGNNDIINTNKEINENMDDDKDEDKKIKGILKNKLPDFKKSYNDSLNNYLSSSFVDILNTLKDVNNDNNDTSQINSNSSYINNPENYNPNNNHDNNNLRYISCILCGDSIKANTSKMCHNCLLQNIESNSININKDTYLIYYCRECKRYLHNRWVYCELESKELLALCLKKVNKLKKLKILDAKFLYTEPHSKRLKVHVSVQEELINNFISEMEIIIHYVIKYTQCDDCKKKYTPYTYNTCVSVRQKVEHKKTLLFLESLLLKCNMNENIINIVSNPDGLDFHFLSRTDALKFCDFILSKTMSKCKNSKHLINHDANNNTYNYLYTFSIDICPICKDDLIFFPKGLATKYGIKNVFYLCIHVSIFIILINPFSSANHVYISPERYNKNPFLPLLSKADAKVFLILNIEYINDDANTNNHKNNINPAISNNDNANINGHINNSKKKNKKRKNKRRKGINTKDDDSDSIEEDNHSLSNEMNNNHYNCSTNKNNLKRKKKDFNHLEDINKNSFVFSSSDNEEEENLHKPNHFDKNSDIYTDGKSARSSSRKVKLDKLVYAFVELYDESNGTTILTKTCNAKHLRPGDYVNAYDLRKHSFDNEINLFLEKNDNYNIIIIDKVKTKEKEKIEQYLQVQNNNIETMKRGNEQDIFNRILLNNCKALENMAITSM from the coding sequence ATGAATAGGAAAAAAGATGATGAGCTGATTATAGAAGgtgaaaataatgataaaatgAAAAGCCCAGAAAAATGTTTAATCCCTTgtattaaagaaaaattaaatgaaacaaatttaaaaatgaagattGTAAAAAAAGTTACTTTTATAGATGAACATGAAgatcatataaaaaataaaaaagaacTAGAATGTGAATCCAATAGTAATTGTAAGAAAGAAGATGTgaatgatataaaaaaaaaagaaaacgATCTAGATGAAAAAGAATCTATATTGGAACAATTGAatggtaataataaatcgaatgaaaaaaatggTTATCTTACGtatgaaagaaaaaattgtgatgttaattttaaatatgatgatacaaataatataaatatgtatcagcaaaatatagaaaatgatatttacttaaataaaaataattattatcattacaataaatatatggaTTTAGattataaagataatatttCAGATGAAAAAGTgatatatgaaaaatatgataaaagGGAATATTCAGAGAATCATATACATccttttaatattatgaatagTTGTTCTTCTTTGAATAACCAAGAACAAAATTATAGtacaaatgaaaataataatattatagataacataaataataatattaatatttcatattctAACCACATAAATGGgaataatgatataataaatactaataaagaaataaatgaaaatatggatgatgataaagatgaagataaaaaaataaaagggatattaaaaaataaattacCTGATTTTAAGAAATCATACAATGATagtttaaataattatttatcatcatcatttgtagatattttaaatacattaaaggatgttaataatgataataatgatacATCACAAATTAATAGTAACAGTagttatataaataatccagaaaattataatcctaataataatcatgataataataatttaagaTATATTTCTTGCATTCTTTGTGGTGATAGTATTAAAGCAAATACATCAAAAATGTGTCATAATTGTttattacaaaatattgaaagtaatagtataaatataaataaagatacttatttaatatattattgtcGTGAATGTAAAAGATATTTACATAATAGATGGGTATATTGTGAATTGGAAAGTAAAGAATTACTAGCtttatgtttaaaaaaagtaaataaattaaaaaaattaaaaatattagaTGCAAAGTTTTTATATACTGAACCTCATAGTAAAAGATTAAAAGTACATGTAAGTGTACAAGAAgaattaattaataattttattagTGAAATGgaaattattatacattatgttattaaatatacacaATGTGATgattgtaaaaaaaaatatacacCTTATACATACAATACATGTGTTTCAGTTAGACAAAAAGTAGAACATAAAAAGACATTACTTTTTTTAGAAagtttattattaaaatgtaatatgaatgaaaatattattaatattgttTCTAATCCAGATGGTTTAGATTTCCATTTCTTATCAAGAACAGATGCATTAAAATTTTGTGATTTTATATTAAGTAAAACTATGTCAAAATGTAAAAACTCTAAACATCTAATCAATCATGATgctaataataatacatataattatttgtataCATTTTCAATAGATATATGTCCTATATGTAAAGATGATTTAATATTCTTCCCAAAAGGTCTAGCAACCAAATATggtataaaaaatgtattctatttatgtatacatgtatctatatttattattttaataaatccTTTTTCATCAGCTAATcatgtatatatatctCCAGAAAGATATAACAAAAATCCTTTTCTACCACTTCTAAGTAAAGCCGATGCAAAAGTGTTCTTAATACTCAAcattgaatatattaatgacGATGCAAATACAAATAATcacaaaaataatattaaccCTGCTATATCAAACAATGATAATGCCAATATCAATGgtcatattaataattccaaaaaaaaaaataagaagaggaaaaataaaagaagaaaaggTATCAACACAAAAGATGACGACTCAGATAGTATCGAAGAGGATAACCATTCGTTATCGAACgaaatgaataataatcattataattgtagtactaataaaaataacttaaaaagaaaaaaaaaagatttcAATCATTTAGaagatattaataaaaattcattTGTGTTCTCTTCATCGgataatgaagaagaagaaaatcTTCATAAACCAAACCattttgataaaaattCAGATATATATACAGATGGAAAAAGTGCTAGATCATCATCCAGAAAAGTTAAATTAGATAAACTCGTTTATGCCTTTGTAGAATTATATGATGAATCTAATGGAACTACTATATTAACAAAAACATGTAATGCTAAACATCTTAGACCAGGAGATTATGTGAATGCATATGATTTAAGAAAACATTCTTTTGATAATgaaattaatttattcctggaaaaaaatgataattataatattataattattgataaagtaaaaacaaaagaaaaagaaaaaatagaaCAATATTTACAAgttcaaaataataatattgaaacAATGAAAAGAGGTAATGAAcaagatatatttaatagaatattattaaataattgTAAGGCCCTTGAAAATATGGCAATAACGTCAATGTGA
- a CDS encoding ribosome biogenesis protein BRX1-like protein, which produces MNKENEMNEVDDACYDERTNGLENETKELGSSNNVTKVGELNEMIINETEDDDEDENDEDDDDDDDDDDDDEDDEDDDDDQYDDDDDDEDDDDDDEDDDDNEDDNNNNEDDLINLQIDEDPYLLKDASYIKKNELWKNRQRVLIVRSPLKKKGCKSFIDNLKLLLPHHKMENKWDKKVPKSELNDISYSRNCNNIIFFDVKRKRYCLWICKSRTGPSLYFEILDYIPLHSLLFSGNCLLYSRPLLIFSKHFDELDHLKLIKEMFIHVFGVPNYHPLSKPFYDHCYNFFYVNDLIYFRHYQILPITLADSNNVNKQQLVEIGPQFTLHIIKIFEECFKGRILYENEKYRNYVTPQQVKLNDHLKKKIKNMKKKKNKYKKFKFIKPNIKTDIDY; this is translated from the coding sequence ATGAATAAGGAAAATGAAATGAACGAAGTGGATGATGCATGTTATGACGAAAGGACCAATGGATTGGAAAACGAAACGAAGGAATTAGGAAGTAGTAATAATGTTACAAAAGTGGGTGAATTGAATGAAATGATTATAAATGAAACTgaagatgatgatgaagatgaaaatgatgaagatgatgatgatgatgatgatgatgatgatgatgatgaagatgatgaagatgatgatgatgatcaatatgatgatgatgatgatgatgaagatgatgatgatgatgatgaagatgatgatgacaatgaagatgataataataataatgagGATGATCTTATAAACTTACAAATTGATGAAGAtccatatttattaaaagacGCAAGttacattaaaaaaaacgAACTGTGGAAAAATAGACAAAGAGTATTAATAGTACGATCCCccttaaaaaaaaagggttgtaaatcatttattgataatttaaaattgTTATTACCTCACCATAAGATGGAAAATAAATGGGACAAAAAAGTTCCGAAAAGTgaattaaatgatataagTTATAGTAGAAATTGtaacaatataatattttttgatgTAAAAAGAAAACGTTATTGTTTATGGATATGTAAAAGTAGAACAGGTCcatctttatattttgaaatattagattatattcctttacatagtttattattttcaggtaattgtttattatattcaagacctcttttaatttttagTAAACATTTTGATGAATTAGatcatttaaaattaattaaagAAATGTTTATTCATGTTTTTGGAGTACCAAATTATCATCCACTAAGTAAGCCATTTTATGATCattgttataattttttttatgtaaatgatttaatatattttagaCATTATCAAATCCTACCTATAACATTAGCTGATTCAAATAATGTTAATAAACAACAACTCGTTGAAATAGGTCCCCAGTTTACtttacatattattaaaatatttgagGAATGTTTTAAAGGTAgaattttatatgaaaatgaaaaatatagaaattATGTTACACCTCAACAAGTTAAATTAAATGACCActtgaagaaaaaaattaagaatatgaaaaagaaaaagaacaaatataaaaagtttAAATTCATTAAGCCAAATATTAAAACGGATATAGACTATTAA
- a CDS encoding putative mRNA (N6-adenosine)-methyltransferase has product MSLAREKYLKRKRELLENINLVDIGEKKSNTGKNEENSKSDNIKKESRSRDFIKNDNRTRDSLKKNDRVDYIDNDKKHLKSNNYNVLTSYNNKDIKNENRDLRKSPYDHKRLSNKNEQDILSNKKNRSSANLQYNNDYIHGGKDNNVLINNNNKIANSTNNINEYLKDLNNIDINDSLILLFYVCKLLLDMCSNVNVNQSSMNTSVTSVEMLRDMKSKNRKNIKLFKINILNNILIYLSNENVNNLTQGNPNYKDNNFEKRHEEIRIDEKCIDIEHVGINIVIKVIYINNIKKLIFKYLYLINNNFKHDGVGNINMYDGRINKNEDQNYFNTPMMEQKNINFVNNNNMNNYHYNNYNVNYNPYNSVMQENEKKSVGNVNNKVVLHKNFLSAEYEMKYKEENKNNKINYLENLLNEPTAKEKKIKEEKTNILSIIEAPTVIEEMRIKKFQKKDDSVKIICPYLTKKVCQKHNKECNKVHFKKIISEHTDVSLGDCSYLDTCRHIETCKFVHYAVDKDDQQMNMSTQENLSQSKLSLSSNIKENVYGPQWIRCDLRNFDLSIFNKYVSVVMADPPWDIHMDLPYGTMTDNEMKLLPVQLIQDEGMIFLWVTGRAMELARECLQIWGYKRVEEILWVKTNHLQRIIRTGRTGHWLNHSKEHCLVGIKGNPVINRNIDCNVIVSEVRETSRKPDEIYSLIERLCPQNLKIELFGRPHNCRSNWITLGNQLNGVVLHHP; this is encoded by the coding sequence atgtcATTGGCTagagaaaaatatttgaaaagaaaaagagaacttttagaaaatataaatttagTTGATATAGGTGAAAAGAAAAGTAATACGGGgaaaaatgaagaaaatagTAAATctgataatataaaaaaggaaagTAGATCAAGagattttataaaaaatgataatagAACACGAGAtagtttaaaaaaaaatgatcGTGTTGATTATATAGATAATGATAAGAAACATTTAAAAAGTAACAATTATAACGTGTTAACctcatataataataaagatataaaaaatgaaaatagAGATTTGAGGAAATCACCTTATGATCATAAAAGGTtaagtaataaaaatgaacaagatatattaagtaataaaaaaaacagaTCAAGTGCTAAtttacaatataataatgattaCATACATGGAGGTAAAGACAACaatgtattaataaataacaataataagATAGCGAATTCtactaataatataaatgaatatcTAAAAGATTTAAACAATATAGATATTAATGATAGcttaattttattattttatgtatgtaaattattattagataTGTGTTCAAATGTTAATGTGAATCAAAGTAGTATGAATACATCAGTAACCTCTGTTGAGATGTTACGAGATATGAAAAGCAAAAATcgtaaaaatataaaattatttaaaattaatatattaaataatattttaatatatttatcgaatgaaaatgtaaataatttaaCTCAAGGAAATCCaaattataaagataataattttgagAAAAGACATGAAGAAATAAGAATAGATGAAAAGTGTATAGATATTGAACATGTGGGTATAAACATTGTTATtaaagttatatatataaataatataaaaaaattaatatttaaatatttatatttaataaataataatttcaaACATGATGGAGTGggtaatataaatatgtatgaTGGAAGgattaataaaaatgaagaccaaaattattttaacaCACCAATGATGGAAcagaaaaatattaattttgtcaataataataatatgaataattatcattataataattataatgtCAATTATAATCCCTATAATAGTGTAATGcaagaaaatgaaaagaaaagtgttggaaatgtaaataataaagttgttttacataaaaattttttatcaGCTGAATATGAGatgaaatataaagaagaaaataaaaataataaaataaattatttagaaaatttattaaatgagCCAACAGcaaaagagaaaaaaattaaagaagaaaaaacaaatatcCTTTCCATTATTGAAGCACCAACTGTTATTGAAGAAAtgagaataaaaaaatttcaaaaaaaagatgattcagtaaaaattatatgtcCTTATTTAACTAAAAAGGTTTGTCAAAAGCATAATAAGGAATGTAATAAAGttcattttaaaaaaattatatcaGAACATACTGATGTATCATTAGGAGATTGTTCTTATTTAGATACATGTAGACATATTGAAACATGTAAGTTTGTTCATTATGCTGTAGATAAGGATGATCAACAGATGAATATGAGTACACAAGAAAATTTAAGTCAATCTAAATTATCTTTATCTTCTAATATTAAAGAGAATGTTTATGGTCCCCAATGGATAAGATGTGATTTAAGAAATTTCGATTTAAgtatttttaataaatatgttaGTGTAGTTATGGCAGATCCACCATGGGATATACATATGGATTTACCATATGGAACAATGACAGATAATGAAATGAAACTTTTACCTGTACAGTTAATACAAGATGAAGGTATGATCTTTTTATGGGTAACTGGAAGAGCTATGGAATTAGCTCGAGAATGTTTACAAATATGGGGATATAAAAGAGTTGAAGAAATATTGTGGGTAAAAACGAATCATTTACAAAGAATTATAAGAACAGGAAGAACAGGCCATTGGTTAAATCATTCAAAAGAACATTGCTTAGTTGGTATTAAAGGAAACCCAGTTataaatagaaatattGATTGTAATGTTATAGTATCAGAGGTAAGAGAAACATCAAGAAAACCTGATGAAATCTATTCATTAATTGAAAGGTTATGTCCTCagaatttaaaaatagaGCTTTTCGGAAGACCTCATAATTGTAGGAGTAATTGGATAACTTTAGGAAACCAACTTAATGGTGTTGTTTTACATCACCC
- a CDS encoding hypothetical protein (conserved Plasmodium protein, unknown function~transcript variant 1; alternatively spliced) — MRKIWTPIRRTEEQKIIKNNYDEEKKEEFEKSLPKDFIENNRNKRIPYFEIKESTQLRNKCRAEIDEFVECSVGRMWTILKCKDLMISMRKCLKKYENLEYVKFREKQIIEERKKNGTSLYRSDERARYNRFVYTDNEKGWIPEKKY; from the exons atgagaaaaataTGGACTCCCATAAGAAGAACAgaagaacaaaaaataataaagaataattaTGACGAGGAAAAGAAAGAAGAGTTTGAAAAATCTTTGCCAAAAGATTTTATAGAGAATAATAGGAATAAGAGGATTCCATATTTCGAAATAAAAGAATCAACAC AATTGAGAAACAAGTGCAG AGCCGAAATTGATGAATTTGTAGAATGTTCAGTAGGAAGGATGTGGACAATTTTAAAGTGCAAAGATTTAATGATTTCAATGAGAAAATgcttaaaaaaatatgaaaatcttgaa tATGTCAAATTTAGAGAGAAACAAATAATCGAGgaaaggaaaaaaaatggaacAAGTTTATATAGATCAGATGAAAGAGCAAGATACAACCGTTTCGTATATAC agATAATGAAAAAGGATGGATTccagaaaaaaaatattga
- a CDS encoding hypothetical protein (conserved Plasmodium protein, unknown function) has protein sequence MVYSIEHDIHNINQNTDNNEEQLFYLLKRLNISRNNRKYIKKKCLNELIENFVHDKNDIFNKYIPCEEYEKKYNCINVTDKEGNVNDNINQKETKFIKNDIIVDSLQKLNDDVKDINKKNAQNLDNRRTGVDIYGPNIYIDENYNDMIYLSKMNFEEDNLHLKKIQEICKDIKDNLKYYKAENHDVYKFRPTTNNIVNTNLYKDIDIDNNINIDKYTNEYFINQLNYKNIEQNKKYDIYDDKEYIEKKSLKIVQEKCKKIVHSLNYKYTSVDINEIINILNIITSPDFDEKIDKYTYLKLFLNKYHYVYPYENIEGLKKIRKFVQKIYLNKGDFFYINQNDISDMYLKTDMEQIIRNQYFINNMINLHIDNGKFWIQIVHNMWIPLIIENFNSIKNNIFSYMLIYDNYENFLNQYHLSKVNKTFYTFSQHIFSGILFCGVPSIYRLLMRLHTYKYIELRINMIIEKNSKNIYDEIIISSLNYNIDILRTLFPFFKEFINIDMNKIVDNFFESPFFNIIISSLKKSNIEKITVNQKYLNFINSFFLMITEFLYGTECKKCLEKFNENNIEFLSFLDDIFYDHMNILIARDILLFIIDLLCLFKLHSIYIKKIYCESILHITTCVKILYYNKSQLTNDNIWKQTYVIAVKLYHFIYSALHRKQSIKDNLMIQELTLIKRYYFNNLKQENSIGDFYFLKNLNYGIYCWNTVCNKYINIHTLQHNENIFQYCQGCYIATYCSEKCKLTHLLSSHHNVCAYFKNIPSFLKFNTFHMEPNSYNNKVLNIFKNIDMFDKNNDKYQVIY, from the exons ATGGTATACAGTATAGAACATGATATTCACAATATTAATCAAAATACAGATAATAACGAAGAacaattattttatttattaaaacGTCTTAATATTTCCAGAAATAATcgtaaatatataaaaaaaaaatgtttaaatgaattaatTGAGAATTTTGTTCATGACaaaaatgatatttttaataaatatataccATGTGAAGAATATGAAAAGAAATACAATTGTATTAATGTAACTGACAAAGAAGGGAATgttaatgataatataaaccAAAAAGAAActaaatttattaaaaatgatattatagTAGATTCACTACAAAAATTAAACGATGATGTAAAggatataaataaaaagaatgCTCAAAATTTAGATAATAGAAGAACTGGTGTAGATATATATGGTCctaatatttatatagatgaaaattataacGATATGATATACCTTTCTAAAATGAATTTCGAGGAAGATAatttacatttaaaaaaaatacaagaaatatgtaaagatataaaggataatttaaaatattataaagCGGAAAATCATGATGTTTACAAATTTAGACCCacaacaaataatatagtaAATACAAATCTTTATAAAGACATAgatatagataataatataaatattgataaatatacaaatgaatattttataaatcaattaaattataaaaatatagaacaaaacaaaaaatatgatatatatgatgataaagAATATATCGAAAAAAAATCTTTAAAAATAGTTCAAGAGAAATGCAAAAAAATTGTACATTctttaaattataaatatacctcagtagatataaatgaaataattaatatattaaatattattacatcTCCAGATTTTGATGAAAAGAttgataaatatacatatttaaaattatttctaaataaatatcattatgtatatccttatgaaaatatagaaggattaaaaaaaattagaaagTTTGTTCAAAAGatttatttgaataaaggggattttttttatataaatcaaaatgatatttcagatatgtatttaaaaaCTGATATGGAACAAATTATAAGAAatcaatattttataaataatatgataaatttACATATAGATAATGGAAAATTCTGGATACAAATAGTACATAATATGTGGATACCTCTTATAAttgaaaattttaattctattaaaaataatatcttttcatatatgttaatttatgataattatgaaaattttCTAAATCAGTATCACTTATCAAAGgtaaataaaacattttatactttttctcagcatatattttcag GTATTTTATTTTGCGGGGTCCCAAGTATTTACAGACTTCTTATGAGACTACAtacttataaatatattgaacttcgtattaatatgataatagaaaaaaattcaaaGAATATTTATGATGAAATCATTATATCTAgtttaaattataatatagatattCTCAGAACTCtatttccttttttcaaagaatttataaatattgatatgaataaaattgtagataatttttttgaatccccttttttcaatattattatttcatcTCTGAAAAAATCAAATATCGAAAAAATTACTGTGaatcaaaaatatttaaattttattaattccttttttttGATGATAACAGAATTTTTATATGGAACAGAATGTAAAAAGTGTCTTGAAAAATTcaatgaaaataatattgaatTCTTAAGTTTTTTGGATGATATATTCTATGatcatatgaatatattaatagctagagatattttattatttataatagatttgttatgtttatttaaattacattctatttatataaaaaaaatatattgtgAATCTATATTACATATTACAACATGTgttaaaattttatattataataaaagtcagttaacaaatgataatatatgGAAACAAACATATGTCATAGCTGTAAAACTgtatcattttatttattcagCTTTACATAGAAAACAATCTATAAAGGATAATTTAATGATTCAAGAATTAACATTaattaaaagatattattttaataatttaaaacaAGAAAATTCTATAGGAGATTTCtatttcttaaaaaatttaaattatgGTATATATTGTTGGAACACAGTATGtaataaatacattaaTATACACACATTACAAcataatgaaaatatttttcaatattGTCAAGGATGTTATATAGCAACATACTGTTCAGAAAAATGTAAACTAACTCATTTGCTTTCCTCGCATCATAATGTATGTGCATATTTCAAAAACATACCTTCCTTTCTAAAATTTAACACTTTTCATATGGAACctaattcatataataataaagttttaaatatctttaaaaatattgatatgtttgataaaaataatgataaatatcaagttatttattaa
- a CDS encoding putative dynein light chain has translation MEEPKCDILYEHMNYDNKIKLINIAKEIYININNNKINSWRNATIALRDKIKEVLDFNEKGWHIIIGSKFGFFCTHEIYHALHFKLDHIEFLIFKHG, from the coding sequence atggaagAACCTAAATGTGATATCTTATATGAACATATgaattatgataataaaataaaattaattaacATAGCaaaggaaatatatataaatataaataataataaaataaattcttGGAGAAATGCAACTATAGCTTTAAgagataaaataaaagaagTTTTAGATTTTAACGAAAAAGGTTGGCATATAATAATTGGATCCAAATTTGGATTTTTTTGTACACATGAAATTTATCATGCTTTGCATTTTAAATTAGATCATATAGAGTTCCTTATTTTTAAACATggataa